The genomic stretch GTCTCCCTGGTTCACTGGGCGTCGCCGGTTATTATCGACGGCATTATGCAGGGGGTCCTTGTCGGCGGACCGGTCCTGATGATTGAGCCGGAAGAGGTCGTGGACGAGCTGACCCGCAAGTACGGTATAAACGAGGGGCTTGCACCGATACTTGCGGAGCTTAAGACCGTCAAGCAGGTCTCCCCTGACAGGGTAACCGCCTTGAGTGAACTGCTGGCTGTTTCTGCGGAGCACCTCGCCTTTCAAGGTGACTCCCGCTTCCTGGTCTCCTCCGAAGCACTTGAACAGCAGTCAAAGATCAGTGAATACATTCAGTACATTAAAGACCTGGAAGAGGGGGACGTTCACCGTTATCCTTTCGAGAAGGAACGTGAGCTGCTCCGGCTTATTGCTCAGGGAGACAAGCAGGGGTCTCAGCGGCTCCTGAATGAGATTCTGGGGAGCGTCTTTTTTTCAGCCGGACGTGATTTTGATGTTATTAAGTCCCGTGTGCTGGAGCTTGTGGTTCTGCTTTCCAGAGCGGCAGTCGAGGGCGGAGCCGAAGTGGAGCAGATTTTCGGGCTTAATCTCAAGTACCTGCGGCAGATTCACAACTTCAGTTCCGTCGATGACATGGCAGCCTGGTTGTCCCGCATAATGCTGCGCTTCACCGATTTCGTCTTTGATTTGCGGGAGGTTAAGCACGCCGATGCCATCTACCGGGCGGTGCAGTTTGTACATCAGAACTACGCGGAAAAGATAACCCTCGATGCGGTTGCCAAAGAGGTTTA from Marispirochaeta sp. encodes the following:
- a CDS encoding PocR ligand-binding domain-containing protein, encoding MNSGINELNKEQARRLAEVYAKATGCGCSVIDNTGDTLFAGDSCRFCSALQPLLKERLNCRQVHLWGGYQAERFGGKYIYFCPVSLVHWASPVIIDGIMQGVLVGGPVLMIEPEEVVDELTRKYGINEGLAPILAELKTVKQVSPDRVTALSELLAVSAEHLAFQGDSRFLVSSEALEQQSKISEYIQYIKDLEEGDVHRYPFEKERELLRLIAQGDKQGSQRLLNEILGSVFFSAGRDFDVIKSRVLELVVLLSRAAVEGGAEVEQIFGLNLKYLRQIHNFSSVDDMAAWLSRIMLRFTDFVFDLREVKHADAIYRAVQFVHQNYAEKITLDAVAKEVYLSPAYFSKVFKDEIKVSFNNYLNRYRIDKARDVLRNTSIPLVDVAAMVGYEDQSYFSKVFKKIAGVTPGRYRESRGRATGETQEIY